From Punica granatum isolate Tunisia-2019 chromosome 1, ASM765513v2, whole genome shotgun sequence:
TTAAATGAGGAATTCTTATCTAGGGGGAAGGGAAAGCAGAAACAACATATCGATCTCGAAGAAGACTCCGACGAGAGTGACGACCCCGCACATGTTGCACAGCCCATTCTAACCGAGTCTCGACGTCGAGTGCCGAAAAGATCTCAAAGCAAGAGCTCACAAATGCAGGAATGCATGGATATATTCAGGGAGAGTTTCACGAAGAATCAGCAGGACACCACATCGTCGGCAAAGAAAAGCAAGTCGGTATCGAGCCCTGAGAAACCTGAGAAGAATAGCATCGAGGAAGCCCTCAATGAGTTGGCTAAATTGGAATCGAGAATCCCTAAATCTTTGTTTGTGAAAGCGGGGAAAACACTCCTAGATCCGGGCTCCCAAAGGCTTTTCATGTGGTTCAAGGAGGAGTCACGAATGGAATGGATATTGCAGCTGGATCATCCTTGAAGCAACCGTCAtcatatcttttttctttttttttcaaaaaacaacgtttattaatttttcctgACTGAACTTGTACTACTGATGTTTGTTATGTGTGTTTGCTTATGATgatgagtttttattttaagtgTGTGTTGCATGTTATTGTGTTCTGATTATAATAGAATTGTTTCACTGTTAACGATATATTCACGAATTTATTTATACAGTTATAGGCGATCATTTGGCAAACAGTATGTCTCGTAATGGCACGTCTTCATCCAATGACAATAACCCGAGAGACAACGAGAATGAACGTAGGCAACGTATGTTCTACTCCTTGATGATGCAATATGATCAGATGGAAGATCCCGTTCCACGGAACTTGCTGTGTAGAAATTCTGCACTTCAAGGACGACAATATATTGTTGAACTATTAGGGAGTGACGTCCGGTTCTTCGAAAGCTTCAGAATGGAACCACACGTGTTTAGAAATCTATGCGACACATTGCGGATGAGCTGTGGCATCACAGATTCTAGAAAAGGTGTTACCGTAGAAGAGCAAGTCGGCATGTTCTTATTGGTTATTTCACACAGTATGCGATTTTCAATGGTGGCGGAAAGGTTTCAGCATTCGAAGGAAACGGTGTCACAAGTTATCAAAAAAGTTGCACGCGGAATACAAGAAGTATCTGCCGATTTTATAACATCGCGGAACGTCCTTATCCAGCCGGAAATTGTAAATGATGAAAGGTGGCGTTTCTTTAGGGTATGTTATTTGATAATTTCATACTGTATAGAACTGTTTTACGTATACTATATGAGGTATATGACATCTTATGCGTTGTTGATGCAGCATTGTATTGGAGCTATCGATGGAACCCACGTGGCTGCATGCATGCCACAGGCGAACAGAGTACTTTATCGCGATCGTAATGCCGATATATTACAAAATGTATTGGCTGTTTGTTCACGCGACATGATGTTTACATATGTGATGACGGGCTGGGAAGGTTCCGCACACGATTCGAGAGTATTTGCAAACGCTGCGTCATTGGAATCCTTTCCAGCACTGCGTGGTCGTGAGTATTTGGTTATACATTCGCTTGTTTATAAGAAATTGCAAGCCTGTACGCGTTACCTATAATTTACCTTATGTTCTTTGCAGGacaatattatgttgttgatgcaGGGTTTTCAAATATACCAGGATATTTGGCTCCATACAAGGGAGAACGGTATCACCGGAGCGATTTTCCTCGCCATAATCCACCAACAACGGAAAAAGAGCTATTCAACCAGCGCCATGCGTCAGTGCGTAATGTCATCGAACGTTAtttcggtattttgaaaaaaagatttGCCATACTGAGTTCAATGACCAACTTCATACCGTATACGCAAGGACAACTTGTCCTTGCGTGTTTtgttttgcataattttatacGCTGTAATAATTACCATGACAGATTATTTCTGGAGTACAGCAATGTGTGGGCAGATTACGATGAATTTCGCAATCCGCCAGTACAAGAAGGAAATAGAGTAGATGTAGACATGAATAGCGACGAAATGAACAATGTACGCGACCGTATTGCTACTCGATTATGGCTTGCAAAGGGAGGAGGCCGATAACATGCATTTAGGTGTTGTAATATgcattttgttaatttttattatgatGTACTAATGATAGTGTAAGCATTATATTAAGGAGAATAAATATAATAGGGGGTCTTTGTTTGTTGACCAATTATGGAGCACACACTCAATCTTATTTATAactatttttgtctttttctgtaattgagttgagttgagttgaacaatgTTTCAAATCCAAATAAACCCTAAAAATTTACGTACACGGAAATTCCATCCGATCAATGAGACTTGCATTCGAAATCTCTTAGTTTTGAGAATATATACGTCTTACGTCTTGGAAACTATAAAGGGAATTATCCAAAGTAAACGTCGAAGTCTCTGGTCATTTTTTACTTCCATTTCATTCTCAACTCACAGGAAGAATCACAATAAAGAAGGACAATGGCAGCTCTTCATCAGCTTCTAGCTATACTTCTTGTTCTCGGGGATGCACTCATCTCTCAGCATCATAACTGTCGTGGGGTTGCATGGCTGTTTCTCCAGTCTGCCTATGTCAAGATTTTCCCTTGCACGGGGTgtttctttaattattattatattgttgttattattgtcGTTATTGGCCGGTTTTATCAATGCGATATGATATATATCATGAAGCAATGGATCCATCTCCATCTCCGTCTCCGTCTCCATttccatctccatctccatccAAGGATTTAAATCACAGTCGTGGCTCGCGTAACGATCGCGTTGCAGTTATAACGGTTTATGACAATGGCGATACTATGTAATGGCGTCGCGGGCGTCGCGGAtagaaattttattaagcattaaaaaatgataaagatTCAATATAAAATTACTTATGCATTGCTAGTAACATTTACCGCATCAAATACAAATGATAAAATCGCACAAAGTACATCAAATAACCATCATTCTACATGATTCGTCACCAAGTGGTGAAATCACAAGCCGGGTCATAATAAGAATCCGTTCCATCTTCATTCTGTCCTCTACTGTCATACATCCAAGGTCGCCCAAACACAAAGTTTGTTGCATTGTTCTCAAAATTTATCTCTTGGTCTTCATGAATTGTTGGTGGTAGTGCGGTATCTTGTAGCGGACAAAATGAATTAGGAGCATGCATGTACTGATTACTCACCCAGGCTGGTAATTGTACGGGAAAGTTCTGCCCATATCCATGGTAGAAATGAGTTGGTGGATAAATTTGAGTACTTCCCATCTCTGAGACCAATTCCTAATCGACTGAAACTTTCACTcatatctccatgagattgCATCAAATGGTTCAAATCTTTGTCTCTACGTGGTGGCCgcgcatcatcatcatcagaaGACTCACACGTACCATACGCCAGATGTGATAATTGGTAAGATTTGTGACGAGATGATTCCTAAGACCCTTGATCTTCTCCACTATAACTTCAAGCACCATCTTGATTACCCAAACTTGGAGGACCTATGTTAGAATTTGAAATGCTATCACTATCAATGTGTGTTTTTTTCCTTACTAGCCCCCGATTGATCCTCTTGTTGGGCCACGAATTGTGAGGCAGATGGATGTGGCTGGGACGATCTGACACCTTCCTCTCTATCATTGTTGGTGCCCTCTTCATTTAACCATTCTGGATTTCCATTACCATCTAATAGTGGAGCCTCCCTCTCTACCAACCACTCTAGGATTGGCTCCACTCTTGTAAAAATATGATCAAAAGTAATCAGATTGAAactttcttctattttctctcggcttctcctcATCATATGCTTGTGCTTCAACCTCATATTATAATGCACAAAAACAAGTTTTTGCAACTTCTCGTACTTCAATCTCTTTCTTGTCTTTGTATGTATATAACCGAAGGTGCTCCAATTGCACTCGCTATTGCTTGAGCTACTAGTTTGGCTCAACACCTTAATTGCAATTGCTTGTAATCCAAAAGTAATCCACCAATCAGCTGtatataaattcttttagATTGTTGGATAAAACTATTTgcctaaataaaataaaacatttacttttttgaatttaaacCAAAAGACTTTTACTAAAGCACTTATCTGACCTGGTTGCATTTTCTTCCATGCATGCTGGACTTGAACTGTACCAATTGATTCAGCTTTATCTCTAAATATCAAAAGCTACAGTATGAATGGATCAGTTAAGTATTCAagaaatatttgtaattagaaatcaatatataacaaaattttaaaattatacctGATTCAGAGCTGCGATTTGACTATCGACATCTATCTCTAATCGAGAGATGACATTTTTCAtaccatccatcacctccttTTCTACTTCATCACTCGGAAACTCCCCATATCTGAATTGTGGATTCAAAAAATAGCCTGTAATACATTTAAATGGTAAAATTAGAAATACTAATTTATACTCGATTGATTTTACAAATATCCAAAGAACATAATCAATAACAAACATGTAAATCTTGATGTAATTAGAATTTCCACCTATCATCAATTATGTCCCAATATTGCTTCCAATATCGACAGTCCTTCCTGATCTCCAATTTGGCTCTATCAAGAGCTTCATATGTATACCACTTCATAGGCTTATCATCAGAGTTCACCAGCTCGAGTACCCTTACCGGCGGTGTAAGTACCGCAAGCAAATCTTTCACTTTCCTCCAAAACGAAGAGCTCATTACAACGTCTTTAACCTCAGCAGTTGGCCCAGAAACCTCCCTGCCAAATCTGGATCTTACCCACCCATCAGAAACAAACATTGCctgcaaattatttttctgcttAATGAGACATTCGATCTGAAGAAAGTTAGTGGCGAAGCGTGTCGTTGCAGGACAAATCAATTGCTTTCCATTTGTAAGCTTCTCCATATAATTGACCACCCACCCATGGTTGTAGATGAAAGAAGTAATTTTCTTTGCATCaataatcaaaattttcacGCTGCTTTTCTTCCCAAGATCTTCCAAGATAAGATCTAAACAATGTGTTGTGCAAGTTGTCCAATATAAATGCTTCCTTTTCGCCATCAACAATTTTCCAGTAGCTTTCATGGCTGCTTCATTATCTGTTACGATCCGGACAACATACTCCTCGCCAATCTCATCCACTATCTTATCCATCAATTGGAAATAATAATGCCTGTCTCTACTTGTTAGTCCAGTTGCATCTACGGACTTGTAAAAAACCATACCTTTGCAGCAATAACAAGAAAGTTGATGATGAGTGTGTGTGAGATATACCATCAGTCCAGCCATCCATCATGATTGTAACACCCATTTCTTTCCAGATCCACTTCAAACCGGCAATCCAAGTCTTTAGGTTGTGCACTTGTTCATTCAAGTACACTTCTGAAACATCATGAGGAGTAGGGCATTTTACTTCCCGATCTCAGCTGCAACATCAAGCATAACCTGCATATTCACATCATTGCATCCTTTTGGCGCAATATTatttgcaaataaaaattttctaacTGCTCTTCCCAACTTTTGCCCCAGTTCTTTGAGAAACTTGGAGTGTGTATGGTAGTTTACCGATAAAGTAATTACTAGTAATGTACATTCCCATCAAAGTAGGAATCCACTTTCCCACCCCCTTGGTGGGAATCTACATTACTATTCATGTGGGAATTGAAAGGTGAGAATCTGGATTACCACAACCTAATCAAACATGAGAATTTGATGGGTCCTAGGAAAATTTATTCCCATTTTGGTTCTTATTTTGGGCTACTTGGCACCCATATGTCAATGGTAATGAGGATCCGTCGTCCTGAGTTGAGCTTCGGCTGATTGGGGATCGATCCACTGTCGTCCACTGCGAGCAGATTCTCGAACACTTCGCGAGCGCCTCCCTAATCTTCCACTAGAAGTCGTACTGGAAGAACCTCCAATATCAGAGGTGTTGCGAAATGCACCCATTTGTGCTCTAACTCTCTGCATATCTTCCCACTGTTGATGAGATCTTCTACTCTCTTCCATCGCATTTCTAATCTGCCTGTATTCAACAAATCCTTCGTAATCATCTTCAtcctcttcctcatcacctCGTAAATTTGccataaattctttttttcttttctgcttGTCAACTTTTTTATCCTTCTTTTGCGTCAAAAGCTTCAACACATTCTCCCTCGCTTCCTTTGAAACTCGAGGACACGGAGCGAGGTTTCCAGTTTATGAGCGATGTGCTCTTTCACCCGAGTGATTCCACCAGTTATCACCCTATCACAAAATTTCCATCAACAGGCTCGGCAAATTTCCACTCTATGTCGCTACTGTTAGGAGTCCATTGTGCAGGTCTTTCACGTGACATTTTCACCtgcaataaaaaagaaattaattaaagaattaatataattttgttCATGTCAAACTGATTGCTGTTGGAGTAGAACTCCAAGTATGATTCCTCTCAGtcgagtcaaaacacgagttttcATGTGATAGGTGTATATATGCATGGACATTAATTGgagcaatatatataaatacatatatatgtaaacaATTAAGTGTCAAACtatataaagttaaatttcCTACTGTCCAAAAAACTATATGAAGTTAAATTTCCGTTCCAAGTTTTCTTACGAAACCAAAGAACCCTCAAACAGTTAATTAAGTACATATATAATGCAGATGTTATTAAATacaggaaaataaaaagaataatactCAAACAATATAATTTACCTTATGATCTCCTCTAGTTTCAAAACCCAGAAGGTAAATGATGTGTTCTTCAACAGCTTTTGCTCTTCAGTAAATTTTCACCAACTTCAGTTTCGTTTTTGGAGGAAAGGCTGAAAGGAAGACATTAAAGTTATGATGTTTGAATATTGAGTGACCTACGATCATTATATAATGTCACccttccctcttcttcttgttaTTTACTGACTTTTCTTTATGAGCTAGAAGAACTTTGCTTCACATGGGAACTCAATTTGCAGGGAATCTTTGCATGCAATTACTTTTATAGAGAATATATCAACTACTTTGCAGAGTACAATTAtttcaacaatatatatatatattcaacttacacaaataaaatatacatatatatatatatatgtatatcagaTTGCATAAATATACAAAAGATTGCTTATAAGTACTGTATAAGTACACTCGACTAGTCTCATCTATCATCGTTTTGTCACATCCAATATcctatttgtttttttcctctcATAGAATAATTGAAGTTTGACCCCAAGGGCTAATGggttctttctttatttagaGAGTGGACGTGCATGTCAAAGGTTATTTCCTCTTAAGCACAAAGGTGTTGGTCTCGACTTAAGCACAACATTGTCCTTCCTCTTTTCAATCTTTCCATCAACTTTTTGTCACATCTATCAACttacttatatttttcttaaattttttttgaagtatATCTATTATAGGCCTATAATGTATGCATCTTTCActtatccaaaagaaaaaaatctatacatctttcttttttatttaattctaTAGGTCATCTTTCTTCGCTCCATATCCAATAATTGCACAATTTCTCCAGTTGAATATATTACTTATTAGTCAGTCCCTTCCTAGCTAAATGGTGTATGGATTGGTTCTCTTTCTATTCCATTCTATTAGTGTTTGTATAGACTTTGGAGTACTTTGGGTTTGGGTTGGAGGAGAGGTATATTACGAGTGGAACCCCCCCGGTGAAGTGATGTTGGGGATGAGCAAGAGATGTACGTAACTTTTTTTGGTTGTTATATGgataaatgtgtatatatatatatatatatatataagggtCCGGTGAGGAGAACATATATACATCGGATCACatcttattattaattattgctACTAATCTCTAATttcgttatatatatatatatatatcatcgtGCATTGCATGCCacctatctatctatctctcTCCATCGATCATCTTGTCATTCAACAGATCTCTCCCATATTCCATgcacaattattaattttgccTATAAGGCTCCACATGACATGTAAGGAAACACCATTGTTAACGATTTGACACATTATACATGTGATCCATCGTTATATTGCACTGACGAGATAATATTTGTCATTAGCTCTACTCTAGGAATTCGCTATTGCACACAGGCCTACAGTATTATATAGATAAGAGTACGTACTTAATtgacgtatatatatattatgaatattGTCTATGCACTAATTTGATCAGTGAGACACATTTAACTACCAACATTAATATTTAAGTACTTCTTACCAACTTGTTGGTTCTATGTAcgtatttatattaataatgtAATTCAACTACACTTTTCATTGTTTGAAAGCTTAGTGATCAATTGGCATATAGCAAATTAAGATTAACTAATGGATTGGGATGGGAAGGACGAAGGAGCACATGGACTGGACGATGCCATCCTCTAATTATGACCAACCTAACTAAAGTAAATACTAGCTGTCGAAGagagatttaattaattaggtgAGGTTCCCATTCGCATTTATGATATACATACACACGCGCGCATACAAGCACATCTATGTGCCACTAGTGGATCACCAGTATATGCATAGGGTAAGTTTTTTAAATAGGGAAAAGTATATGTTATAACACAACGGTTTACttttgtgtcaattttatcataatctcttaaaattacactatatagCGTCAATTATAGTATGACACCAAATTTTCcgtaaaaattaaacaaaaggTTGATGGGGCGCACCCGTGAATGAATAGTGGGATAAACTCATGCGAAATAACCCATATTCCGATCCGTCAGGTGCCCTTTTACCCACTCACTCCCTTACCATCAATACTCGAATCTCATTCTCGCCTCTTCACACATCTCCTGCGTTACTGCAACCCCAAATTTCTCTTCGGTCCAGTACTTTGcccttccccccccccccccccctctttACCCATGAGCTTGCCGATCTCTCTCTTCacacttctctctcttttgttcCCATAgatgaaaatgaattaaagtttgcatttcatttgacagagcttcccttttctttctaaCAATTTTTCATTCCTTGTTCATTATATGAAATGCAATAAGTTCAATGtgtgatttttttcattcaattgATGGTGTAGTTGTTTTCAAAAAGAGCAATTATGTATGTGAAGAAACATGAATGAGATTCGAATATCGATGGTGAGGGAGTCAAGTGGCTAAAAGGGCACCTAGCGGCTCATAAAATGAGTTATTTCGCATGTGGCAAGAGTTTGGGCCCACTATTCATCCACATGTACCCCACATCAACCTTCCATATAAGTttcacaaaaaatttaacgTTATTTTATAGTTGACACTGCACCCTAAATGCAGTgatatatagtataattttaaaaggttaatgataaatttgacacaAAAGCAAAAGGTTGTgctatgacatatatttttcccttttaaatATCACGGAAAGAAAATTGAATCAAATTATGTTTACATTAGAGAAATTGCACGATTAGTACAAAATCTTTTATTGAAGAAACACCTTGATACtcgataaaaagaaaagaaaagtaacaTTTAATACGAAAACTAAAAATGTTAATTTTATTACAATGTTAGATAAAATGTTAATTTTGAGTTAATATCATCAAGTTTTGCTGACGTGACTCTTGCAAGGACTGGGGGGCGGGCTGACCGCCCTTTATGATCACCTCTCTTCTCTAtctctttttaatttcattttacttttatttaaattttaaattttcaaataatttataatttaaatttgtttctttaatattttagtatatatattttttatccttttatcTATTCatttatcatattttattttaaagatgttttattcatttattttaaatttttagtatttaatttaaatttcagtttaaattttcatttatcaatatttttatttttattttatttatttaatttgaaatatatataagagatgCCTAATTTAAATACTTTTCTAGCGCCATATAATAAGGTTAAGTTGCATTGAATCAATACTCATAACCTCATTATTAATAGTACTCAAAATAAACTCTTCTTGTATCTTCTTCATAGTTAAGTAACTCAATTGTACATCCGCATTAAATGCTGAATTATTtaatagataatatttttatttgtttattgaaTCTATACATGAATTTAATTATGATCGATTTATTTTTGGCTCGATTTAAGCAACCATCAATaccaaaagatatatatatgacacTAATAAATAACATTTTTTGGCATAATACAATCAaaggaaaagaataataaaaaagttaaaaataattgattaaaaaatagGTGTGAAAGAAAAGTGATGTTAAGAGAAAGATGTGAGGGAGTGGCGTAGGGTACGAACAGAACTAGCACGACTAATAGAAGCAAAATTAAAGTAGGAACTAGAAAAAATATAACTAGGGTTTGAAACTTTTGGATTAAGAAACGATTGTCCAGTACAACAACATCGTCTATAGAGATGCTTGTTGTTATCGCACTGCGGAAAGTGATCTGGCACCTTGAGACGAAAGGGGGACACGCATGATTGAGCACGAGAAGTGAGTCGCCATTATCTGTTTTAGGTCCGAAGATCTAGGGGCGATGAGTCGCTCAGGTCTAGGGGATATAACTATACCTCTGAGGTTCACTTTAGGTCATGATCTTTCAGAAATAGAGTTCCGAGTTTGGGGGTCTTGTCATGACCATGTTTCCTCGATCGCCCAAGAATTGGTACTCAGCATGTCTATTGGCCACcttattttagtttctttacGGAGTGATTAAAGGTTCTGCACATCTCACTCCGATTCGACACCCAAAAATGGGAGAATTGGGCCGAGTGGACGATTTCAAATCACAAGAGGGGTGGCTCAAATGCATAATGGGCCTCGCTCACTACTCTCACGCATATGTGAGATTACTAATGATTAATCCTAATCCGATTAACAAATGCAGAAATGAGTAGGCCTAAACATTAGTAATGGGACTAAGCATGCgtaatttgatttttccatGATATGACCTATTCATTCCAACTGAATGTGGGCTTAAATTATATGCTTCTTGGTTTTCCAGTTTTACTGTTGAATCGGGTGAATTTTCCTAAGTCTAACCGGTTTCATTTTTATGGGCTACACCCTCGTGATCGATATAATCTACTTAGCTCAATTATTGCGTCTCTCAAGACCTCACACGTGTTAACCCGAGATTCTTACAATGTTaatctaaataaataagaaactATAACTGTCTCATCTACTAGACTCAATACATAAACACTCAACCTCTCTTTAATCTCTCTTCCCGACCTAAATCACTCGAGAGTACattaaaagaaaggaaaagtaaTTTGAATCCCAAGATTAACAAAGGCCGCCATGCCTGATAAGATGTATGCTTCATCAAGGCACCAGAGGATAGCACCCGTTCCTCTCTTTGATCACTCGCTCTTCTGCTTCACTGTGACAGCTGCTGCACTGTTGCTGGTAAATTGATCTCTGATTATGTATTGGTTCGTAGTTACAAATTATTACTTGtgaaggggggaaaaaaagaagagaaaactgTATAGGTTCCAAACTAATACCTGAAACTTATGTCCTATTATATAGGTTTCCGGGAGTAGAGTTTAGTCTCATGCTATCTTTGGTAACCAAACttgattttacttaatttaagttaaactttacttttccctcaaatcaacaacacaattattactttttttatcgttttcttcaaattgtctattactttttcttatattttattacaattaattttttaatattaaatttttttaactagtCAATACTCGTCCTCAATTTGAacattttttcctcaat
This genomic window contains:
- the LOC116199913 gene encoding uncharacterized protein LOC116199913 isoform X1; this encodes MAGLMVYLTHTHHQLSCYCCKGMVFYKSVDATGLTSRDRHYYFQLMDKIVDEIGEEYVVRIVTDNEAAMKATGKLLMAKRKHLYWTTCTTHCLDLILEDLGKKSSVKILIIDAKKITSFIYNHGWVVNYMEKLTNGKQLICPATTRFATNFLQIECLIKQKNNLQAMFVSDGWVRSRFGREVSGPTAEVKDVVMSSSFWRKVKDLLAVLTPPVRVLELVNSDDKPMKWYTYEALDRAKLEIRKDCRYWKQYWDIIDDRLFFESTIQIWGVSE
- the LOC116197993 gene encoding uncharacterized protein LOC116197993 isoform X3; amino-acid sequence: MGNFITPQIVFAGFCIIFTWKVKHTGVGWDADTNTVTADSDVWDMFIKKNRAYKTFRSKGCKYYDLQKQLFSSSVATGALRISSTDPPPTLEEERRLNEEFLSRGKGKQKQHIDLEEDSDESDDPAHVAQPILTESRRRVPKRSQSKSSQMQECMDIFRESFTKNQQDTTSSAKKSKSVSSPEKPEKNSIEEALNELAKLESRIPKSLFVKAGKTLLDPGSQRLFMWFKEESRMEWILQLDHP
- the LOC116199913 gene encoding uncharacterized protein LOC116199913 isoform X2 → MIGYFLNPQFRYGEFPSDEVEKEVMDGMKNVISRLEIDVDSQIAALNQLLIFRDKAESIGTVQVQHAWKKMQPADWWITFGLQAIAIKVLSQTSSSSNSECNWSTFGYIHTKTRKRLKYEKLQKLVFVHYNMRLKHKHMMRRSREKIEESFNLITFDHIFTRVEPILEWLVEREAPLLDGNGNPEWLNEEGTNNDREEGVRSSQPHPSASQFVAQQEDQSGASKEKNTH